A stretch of Ranitomeya variabilis isolate aRanVar5 chromosome 3, aRanVar5.hap1, whole genome shotgun sequence DNA encodes these proteins:
- the LOC143817490 gene encoding olfactory receptor 51E1-like, giving the protein MWTGTQQEYRRCVFYNFTQDMSPIAQVNCSNSSDFLLSGIPSLEDYNFWIGFPLISMYLVAVMGNISILYIIKVDPELHEPMYIFLFMLSMIDLLIATTTMPRMLGIFWMDNRVIAFDMCLTQMFFIHFLSALESGILVAMAVDRYVAICHPLRYSSILTLEKIGKMSAMIVGRGTLVMVPIPFIIKRLPQWKSNLLTHSFCLHQEVMNLACGDIRVNVIYGLFVILSVMGIDSLFISFSYFLIIKAVLGLMEEDSTKAFSTCAAHICAVLVYYIPLIGLSVVHRFKSNTTPTLHILFGNVYLLLPPVINPLIYGIKTKQIRLRLKKIYSKIIHQEKNSMII; this is encoded by the exons ATGTGGACAGGAACCCAACAAGAATATAG AAGATGCGTCTTCTATAACTTCACCCAGGACATGTCGCCCATCGCTCAGGTCAACTGCAGCAACTCCAGTGATTTCCTCCTCAGTGGTATCCCGTCTCTTGAGGACTACAACTTCTGGATAGGCTTTCCTCTCATCTCTATGTACCTTGTTGCAGTTATGGGGAACATCTCAATTCTTTACATCATCAAGGTGGATCCGGAGCTTCATGAACCCATGTACATCTTCCTCTTCATGTTGTCAATGATAGACCTGTTGATAGCCACTACAACCATGCCGAGAATGCTAGGGATCTTCTGGATGGACAACAGAGTGATTGCCTTCGACATGTGTCTTACCCAGATGTTTTTCATCCATTTCTTATCTGCACTGGAGTCGGGAATCTTGGTGGCTATGGCTGTAGATCGCTATGTGGCTATCTGTCACCCTCTACGATACTCATCTATTTTAACTCTTGAGAAAATTGGTAAGATGTCGGcaatgattgtgggaagagggacTCTGGTTATGGTTCCCATCCCTTTCATCATCAAGAGGCTTCCACAGTGGAAAAGTAACCTCCTGACTCACTCCTTCTGCCTGCACCAAGAAGTGATGAACCTGGCTTGTGGAGACATCAGGGTCAATGTCATCTATGGACTCTTCGTTATCCTCTCGGTCATGGGCATAGACTCGCTCTTCATCTCCTTTTCGTACTTTCTGATCATTAAGGCGGTGCTAGGACTGATGGAAGAAGACAGCACAAAGGCTTTCAGCACGTGTGCTGCCCACATATGTGCAGTCCTCGTGTACTACATCCCCTTGATCGGTCTGTCCGTCGTACACAGGTTCAAATCAAACACAACTCCCACCCTCCATATTCTCTTTGGGAATGTATATCTTCTGCTCCCACCGgtgattaaccctttaatttatggGATTAAAACCAAGCAGATCCGTCTTAGACTGAAGAAGATTTATAGTAAAATTATCCatcaggaaaaaaattccatgaTCATCTGA